CTGATAGGTGTCAATGATGAAGTCTTTGCGCAGGATGGGGACAGCCAGGCCGGCACTGTCCAGGGCCAGGCACACCCGCTGTAGGTCTTCCAGCGCGCCATGAAAATGATGCGGCTCGGTCAGCACCGAGATGGCGGCGGCGCCGGCGTGGGCGTACGCCGCGGCCAGCTCCGCCGGCTGGAGGTCCATGTTGAGCGCGCCGCGGGAAGGAGAGGCGCGCTTGATTTCGGCGATGATCTGCACCCCCGGGCCCCGCAGTGCCCGGGAAAGATCGCGGGCCGGCGGCGCCCCCGACAGTCTTTCCTCCAGCGTTTCGATGGGAGCATATTCCTGGCGCCGGCGCAGTTCCCGACGGGTATCCTCCAAAATCCGCTCCAGGATCATCGCGCTCCTCCGGTAAAGCGCACCAGCTCCTCCAGCACCCTGGCGGCGCGCCCCGCATCAATGGACTCGGCGGCCATGGCAATGCCCTCTTTGAGGTCCCGCGCCGCGCCGGCCACGTGCAGAGCGGCGCCGGCATTCAGCAGGACCACATCGCGGCGCGGCCCGCGCTCGCCGGCCAGGACAGCGCGGGTGATGCGGGCATTTTCCTCCGGATCGCCGCCGCGCAGGGCCTCCAGCGGCGCCGGCGTCAGCCCCAGCGCCTCGCCGGCCAGCTCATACGTGCGCACCACCCCACCGCGCAGGCAGGCGATGAAGTTGATGCCGGCGGTGCACAACTCATCCATGCCCTGCGAGTTATGCACCACGTAGGCCGCGCTGGCGCCCAGCTCCCGCAGGACATGGGCGATCACTTCCACCAGCTCCGGGGCGTAGACCCCGATAATCTGCAGGGACGCGCCGGCGGGATTGGTCAGCGGGCCGAGGATGTTGAACACGGTGCGCACTCCCATTTCACGACGCGGCCCAATGGCGTGCTTCATGGCCGGATGCAAAAGGGGCGCGAACAGGAACCCAAACCCGACCTCGTCAATACAGCGCGCCACCTCCTCCGGACTCAGCTCCAGGTTCACGCCCAGGGCCTTCAGCACATCGGCACTGCCGCAACGGCTGGACACGGAGCGGTTGCCGTGTTTGGCGACTGCC
Above is a window of Anaerolineae bacterium DNA encoding:
- a CDS encoding indole-3-glycerol-phosphate synthase TrpC, with product MILERILEDTRRELRRRQEYAPIETLEERLSGAPPARDLSRALRGPGVQIIAEIKRASPSRGALNMDLQPAELAAAYAHAGAAAISVLTEPHHFHGALEDLQRVCLALDSAGLAVPILRKDFIIDTYQ